GTGCTCGAGTGGCGGTTCCCGGTCGTCCTGGAGAGCTACGCGATCCGGCACGGCAGCGGCGGCGAGGGCCGGTGGCGCGGCGGCGACGGCGGCGTGCGGCGCCTGCGGTTCACCGAGGCGGCGACCGTCAGCACGCTGAGCGGCCACCGCAGGGTGCCGCCGTACGGTCTCGCCGGCGGCTCGCCAGGTGGGCTCGGCCGCAACCGTGTCGAGCGCGCCGACGGCACCGTCGACGACATGGCCGGCTGCGACTCCGTCGAGGTCGCCCCGGGCGACGTGCTGGTGATCGAGACGCCGGGCGGCGGCGGCTACGGCACGCCGGTCACGGGGTCAGCCGATCCCTGTTGATCACGTTAACGTGATCAACAGGGACTTCACCCAGCGCAGGGACGAGGTGAGGTCCACGTTGATCACGTTAACGTGATCAACGGCGCCTCCCCGGGCCGAACGCCGGTCGTGCCGTCAGCCGAGGGTGGTGCCGAAGAGCAGGCCTAGCAGGTACGTCGCCGCGGCGGCAGCGTACCCGATCGCGAGCTGGCGCAGGGCGCGCCGCAGCGGCGGGCCACCCGAGAGCAGCCCGACGACGGCACCGGTGACGATCAGGGCGATGCCCACGAGCACCGCGGCGACGATCGTGGCCGGCAGCCCCGCCATGCCGAACGCGTACGGCAGGACGGGGATCACGGCACCGGAGGCGAAGAAGCAGAAGCTCGACAGCCCGGCGCGGATGCCGGTGCCGATCGCCTCGTGCTCGTCGATCTCGCTGTCGGCGGTCACGGCCGGCGCGTCGTCCCTTTCTGGCCGGGAGAGCGTCTCGGTCGCGCGTGCCTGCGCCTCGTCCTCGGCCATCCCCCGCGCCCGGTAGACGAGCGCGAGCTCGTTGGCGTCGATGTCGAGGTGCGGGACCGCAGACCCGGTGTGCGGACTCGGGGACGAGGCCGCGAGCAGCTCGCGCTGCGAGCGGACGGAGACGAACTCTCCCGCGCCCATCGACAGCGCCCCGGCAAGCAGGCCCG
The Streptosporangiales bacterium genome window above contains:
- a CDS encoding rubrerythrin family protein produces the protein MTPTSDHPAAARPEPSAADIRRWRQYLADERAEGAVYRDLAGRRTGEERAILLALAEAERRHEAHWLDLLGADVGKPRQGDIRTRMLGFLARRFGSVFVLALAQRAEARSPYESDADATATMAADERIHEEVVRGLATRGRNRLSGTFRAAVFGANDGLVSNLALVLGISASGVSSGTVLITGVAGLLAGALSMGAGEFVSVRSQRELLAASSPSPHTGSAVPHLDIDANELALVYRARGMAEDEAQARATETLSRPERDDAPAVTADSEIDEHEAIGTGIRAGLSSFCFFASGAVIPVLPYAFGMAGLPATIVAAVLVGIALIVTGAVVGLLSGGPPLRRALRQLAIGYAAAAATYLLGLLFGTTLG